A genomic window from Agreia sp. COWG includes:
- a CDS encoding substrate-binding domain-containing protein → MKNRTLGVALASAAALVLLAGCSATPDGDSGSSSGSGPSITSLVDASQTTNVDDLTKALGAPTAPKGTKLCYVTRTLSNEFWGFERDGFESRAKALGVDFQTFDVTDESSITEQLDKAKSAMNQGCSAILASPISATGLDSIFQSALAAGIPAIVLNDAKSSVPGVVYVGPDATKIGATAADYIASKLPDGGKIAMVEGDPGSSNAINRGDGFKAQLAQHPNLQLVASQTASWDQTKAQDIATTMLTANPDIKAFYSQNDGMALGVQAAIDAKGLTGKVMLVGTDGIPEAKKQIAAGSYTATVSERPTTEASTGVDVALWLLAGKKVPGWVDVPAFVVDSTNVGQYATGMP, encoded by the coding sequence ATGAAAAATCGCACCCTCGGTGTCGCCCTGGCCAGTGCCGCGGCACTCGTCCTCCTCGCCGGATGCTCCGCCACTCCCGATGGCGACTCCGGCTCGTCTTCGGGCTCGGGACCGTCGATCACCTCGCTGGTCGATGCATCGCAGACGACCAACGTCGACGATCTCACCAAGGCGCTCGGCGCACCGACCGCTCCGAAGGGCACCAAGCTCTGCTACGTGACCCGCACGCTCTCGAACGAGTTCTGGGGCTTCGAGCGCGACGGGTTCGAGAGCCGCGCCAAAGCACTCGGCGTCGACTTTCAGACCTTCGACGTGACCGACGAGTCGTCGATCACTGAGCAGCTCGACAAGGCCAAGAGCGCCATGAACCAGGGCTGCTCGGCGATTCTCGCCTCACCGATCTCTGCCACGGGACTCGACTCGATCTTCCAGTCCGCGCTGGCAGCCGGGATTCCCGCCATCGTCTTGAACGACGCGAAGAGCAGCGTTCCCGGTGTGGTCTACGTGGGCCCCGACGCCACCAAGATCGGCGCCACCGCAGCCGACTACATCGCGAGCAAGCTGCCAGACGGCGGCAAGATCGCCATGGTCGAGGGTGACCCCGGTTCGTCGAACGCGATCAACCGGGGTGACGGGTTCAAGGCGCAGCTTGCGCAGCACCCGAACCTGCAGCTCGTCGCCTCGCAGACCGCCTCGTGGGACCAGACGAAGGCGCAGGACATCGCGACCACCATGCTCACCGCGAATCCCGACATCAAGGCCTTCTATTCGCAGAACGACGGGATGGCCCTGGGCGTGCAGGCGGCCATCGACGCGAAGGGGCTCACCGGCAAGGTGATGCTCGTCGGTACCGACGGCATCCCCGAGGCCAAGAAGCAGATCGCCGCCGGCTCCTACACGGCCACGGTGAGCGAGCGACCCACGACCGAAGCTTCGACGGGGGTCGACGTGGCCCTGTGGCTGCTCGCCGGCAAGAAGGTTCCCGGCTGGGTCGATGTGCCCGCCTTCGTGGTCGACTCCACGAACGTGGGTCAGTACGCCACGGGCATGCCGTAA